A region of the Phaseolus vulgaris cultivar G19833 chromosome 11, P. vulgaris v2.0, whole genome shotgun sequence genome:
ACACCATCTTGGGGGATTTCTCAGGTGGAGGATGCACCGCTTCCCAAAGAAAGAAGTATGCACAAGCGGTGATGACAGTAGAGGCGCAAGAAGCAGATTAGGCCCTTGACCTCCGAGACGTCGTCCCCCATGACAATGACCCAGTGGTGATCTCTGTAGTGACCACAGGGAGAAAGGTACACTATGTGCTGGTGGAACAAGGAAGCTCGGCCGACGTGATGTTTTGGTCgactttcaacaagctgcagtaGTCCCCTAATCAGCTGAGGCCTTACACTGgctgtttgtatggtttcgcggGAGATCAGGTGAAGGTGTGTGGGCACCTAGAGCTAAGAACCACCTTCATAGATGGCGTTGCCTCCCGCACAGAGAATATCAGGCACCTTGTCGTGAACACCCCCTCAGCTTACAACATACTATTGGGCAGGCCCGCTCTAAACAGGCTGAGGGCGGTAGCGTCgacgaggcatatgaagatgaagatgcttGACTTGGGAGGaatggtgatcaccatcaactTAGACCAGAAGGAGGCTAAAAGGTGTAGTGAGTAGTCTCAAGACAAAAAGAGGGGTGTTCACAGTCACCACCAAGGCACCAAGTGAAGAAGGGGTCGCCCAGTCAGAGATCGCCCGGAAAAAGGCGACCCGAACTGGCTGGTGACGTCTCAAAGCGGGATATTGGAGGCAGGATGTTCAAACTTGGCAAGTCACTAGGCCAAGGGATGCAGGACGAGATCGCCGAGGCCATATCGCGGCACCTCAACGCCTTcacatggtccgcttcggacatgcctggCATACACCCTGACTTCCTATGTCAtcgcctcaccatggaccccccAGATCAGGCCTGTCTGCCGGAGAaggagaaaattcaatgaagagcGGCGACAGGTCATCAAAGAAGAAACGAAGAAGCTGTTGAGCATCGGCCACATACGAAAGAttcagtaccccgagtggctagcaaACATCGTCTTAGTGAAGAAGGCCAAcgggaaatggaggatgtgcgtggacttcacagacctcaacaaggcatgcctGAATGAATTTTATCCTCTACCAAGCAttgacgccttggtagacagtgcctCGAGCTGCAGGATGCTAAACTTCTTGGATGCTTTTTCTGGGTAAACCAGATAGAGATGCATCCCAAGGACGAATGCAAGACATCGTTCATGATAGAACTGTCTTGCTACTGTTACacagtgatgccctttgggctgaagaatgcaggcgccacctaccagaggctaatggatagAATGCTCGCGCCCATGATAGGGTGAAACGTGCAATCCTACggggatgacatggtggtgacctcaaAAGTGAAGGATCAGCATGTAGCTAATTTAGAAGAGCTATTACAACAATAGCAAAGTACAAATTGAAGCTTAAACCTGAAAAATTGTGTATTCGGGGTGGAAGCAggtaagttcttgggattcctacTCACTGAGCGTGGGATAGAGGTGAACCCAGAGTAGTGCGCCGCAATCCtcgcaatgaggagcccaatctcagtaaaggaggtgcaacaattgacagggcggatggtcGCTCTATCCAAATTTGTATCAACTGGAGGAGACAAGAGCCACCCTTATTTCCAGTGTCTAAGGAGGAAGAACAGGTTCATCTGGACCAGGGAGTGCAAGGAGGcgttcctcaagttgaaggagtacctggcaagTCCCCtagtgttgtgcaagccacaaCTAGGTACTCTACTCCGCCTGTACTTCGCAGTGACAGAATGGGTGATCAGTTATGTCCTTGTGCAGGAACAGGACCAAGTGCAGAAGCCTatatactttgtgagcaaagtattgcaagggccTGAGGTAAGATACCAGGACCAAGAGAAGGCAGCCCTGACGGTGGTGTTCTTAGCaaggaggctccgccactacttccaAAGTTTTACCGTGGTGGTGATGACAGATCTGCCTATCCGCAAGGTCCTACAGAAGTCGGACATGGCGGTAAGGATGGTACGATGGGCAGTGTAGTTGTCAGAGTTCGATGTCTAGTAGGAGCCCAGAGGCCCTATCAAAGGCCAAGTTTACGCAGATtttgtggtagagctctcctcggtAGACGCACACCAAGAGGAAGCCAACTTCCGGTGGATGCTCTCTGTAGATGGGTCCTCTAACCAACAAGGAAGTGgagctggagtcatcttggagggaccgaACGGGCTATTGATGGAGTTGGCCCTACGgttcgccttcaaggctagcaacacCCAGGCAGAGTACGAAGCCCTCATTGTTGGCATGTTgttagccaaggagatgggtgcgcagagttTGTTGGCAAAGAGTCACTCCCTACTTGTCACGGGTCAGGTGACGGGAGAATAACAGGCCAAAAACCCTCAGATGGCCGCGTACCTAGGGTACGTCCAAGTTTTGAAGGATTCGTTCTCGGTATTTGAGCTGGTACACATTCCTAGATAGCAGAATTCCCGAGCTGACTTGATAGTTAAACTCGCTAGTTCAGGCAAgaggggcagacagaggaccgtCATACAGGAAATCCTAAAGACACTTTGAACCTTCAAAGCAGATAATATGGTAGGGGTCCATGAGATCAGCACGTCGAGAGGAGGGGCGAGGAGTCATCGGTCCCTGTTCCCGCCGATTGACCTGGGttgtctttatgcgtggcttgccCTCACGagttagggcaccttcgttctgctccgtctgtgtgtacctgaaaagaagtgaacaaaggggcgccctcgcggccgtttgcactccgacgatcaagtcagctagcgagaaagaTCAAAGGTCACGCACCCCCATATCGGAACACCGTAAacgaatgctctgaaggtgttCAGAAATACTGAGtgactaaaactgtgttgccctaatcgtctcgtgcacacagtgggtgcgcagcgaaaaCAACTGGGGTTTGTGTTCTGTGTaaaactgcgagaattaggtcaaaactcgggaTCCCTTTTCAAATGtcccaaggcccctttttatacaccttctACATTTAAAGcacgttaaagcgcattgaaagcgtataaaaatgtaccttgaaacatttgatacgtaaactaaattaacgcgtaccttagcaaactttcactAAAACATTGATGAATacgtgcttattgccacgtgttcttctgacttgatcgttattctacgTAGAGGGTCTCACAGcaccgtaacccaacttagggttattccattgtgtgagtcctctttcctcgaagtgcatctggcgcagggggtgactttctgggtgccaacttaTGCGACCCAGCTTTTAGTCACTTaccttgggagtgtatctacctttctctcatACCATGTACATGGTTCTTTCCTAGACGTGGCcttctcatgggtcgtatctgtcccagggtctctcagcggtggcgtgggtacATCACGAGttaggttaccccctactggtactagaacttatggccttgaagccacctttctcatCTCTTCATTGCTATTCTGAGCTATCGGGGCCCGAGACTTCCTCACGGTGTTgcccccctccatggtctttcctacccatgggcagCGGGGGGTAACACCGTCGATGTCTTAACTTTACTATTTCTTAACTTGGCGACACCTTAACCTGGCAATGCCTTAGCCTGGCGCCGCCTTAGTATGGCGACGTCtcaacttggcgacgccttcacttagcgacgccttctcttggcgacggcTCAAGCAGTCAATCTGTTGACTGCCTTATTTGGGCCCCTTGAGTGGTCCCActatatgttgactttgactttggtcaacacccggggacgggacggtacacaagccccccagtcttgagctgatacttcttcttagcgaaaagactaaggtctCGTCCTATTGTCCACGTGGcattcttgctgacgtgacattcccttGTGCAGTTGACGTGACACTTCCTGAGCGTCTGACGCGATGCTTTCTGTGCTGAAGATGTGACGCTTTAAGTTTCGTGTTAAtccttcgacacgtggctcgatcCTACGGCTGGGGATGAGTGTCGTTAGCGCTTCTCGAGCTAACGTTATAACTTTCAAAAACACGCACTCGTGGCACTGTTTCATTCACTCCTTTCGCATTCTCTtctactgttcatcttctcagACTTTCTCTGCAACTCGCGACTCTTGCATTCTTCCTCTTCGCAAAAGCTTAAACCTTTGCAACTCTCACCAcaaaaggtatggtttttctgcGTTGATGACTCTTCCTCTTTACTGTATTGCTTTCATATCTGCATGGGACTGTTTATATTTCTGCATCACTTTGCTCTTCCCCTTTCCTCTGCTTTCTCGTTCTTCCCTTTTTTCAGggtttctcgcgtgggtagggtttttTTTAGGGTTTCACTTCCTTTCTGTCTTAACCTCATTCGCTGAACCCttcctcttcttcattcttcagctCTTCTCATCAAACTATGGCACGCACAAAAACAACGCCGAATCCTCCTCCCCCAAGGGTTCACTACGAGGCCCTTTATCCATGGGCTTCTGACGAGCTCTTGGACGAATGCACCACCTTCACTACCGTTGAGGACGTAGAGAATCATCTGGGTGACTTGCGGTTGTATAACTTCAACGCCTTCTTCAAAACCCATGATTCTCATATCTCCATCCGTCATGGCACCTTCCACAGTCGAAACACCCCACTCTCCTTCAACACTCCAAACACCTAACTCACCCCTCCCCATCGCTGCAGTCCCACTGGCTGCAGCTAGTGCTCCCTTCATAGCCCCTCTCGACAAAGACAAGAGGGTGCTTGTCGTTTCCTCCGAGGATGACGACTCGGATGTGGGGCTTGCTTATAAAAGAAggaggaccaattgggttgtcTACTCGCGCTCTTCTTCACCTCCACGCGGGGGGTCTATGAGGGACAACCCCCCAGCGCCACATCTCCCCCACGCCAAACAGTCCAATATGAGGGGGTGGTGGAGTCTATGCCCTTACCAGTACCAATACCAACACCAACTCCaacatcaacaacaacaacaacaccaaCCGCCCCAACAACTACCCTTGAACTTATAGCGATTCCCCCTCCCATCATGCagctgatgaggggcttcaatGAGAGGTTGTCGCCAGGTGAATCTTCCGGGGTGCCACGGTCAGAGGGCATGCCTTACTATCTGGGTGCCTTCTTGGGCGTTGCCCTTGAGTGGCATGCCCAAGCAAAGTCCAAGGCtggtgtaccgaccaggtcatcgggtgcgatgacgtgtcTTGCGCGTGCCCAGGTGGGGCGTGCTCGGTGGAAcacgtaggctagaaaagatgaatggttcagaagtgagcatagtcgccggtTACACTGAGtcggcgttctccgatctctagtgtgcgtgaccggcggtcaccagagttgcgacgcagtcgccgtatgagagtgctaggagatcaggtggtgagagatcGCCGAGGAATGCTAGGAGCTCGGGTGGTTTACACGTCGCCacgaggagcacatcgccgaatcTCCCAGTAAACCCAGTTAAAACTGTTAgaggctcagaagggtaatcTCAAGCGTGTAAGTTGAGTAAGATGACTGTTGCGCCAGCCTGGGGCGTGAAGGCTGAGTGGGTTGAAGGGAACGAAttgctcatcagcgacaggattcccagaggggacattcgttggtggcaaggtttcctcagttagagcatgcatggcgtagcagtaaGGAAGGTGGCACTTGCgacgagcgatatcacagagatgatgcactttgttgcatccgatactcgccttgtcgggtgatgtttcacagcgcattgtgcgctagcttgctccttgagtggaggacttagctgtgtggctggttactacacaagaatgacgttcaagttgccccaatccagatgacgacacgtgtagggttggatgttaccagttactccaacctagatgatgacacgtgtagggttgggagcaatggagaaatgacgctcaagttgccttggctcagatgacgacacgtgtagggctgggcgctacctgctatcccagtccagatggtgacacgtgcagggctggatgcgagccacgcgtccaaaagcataacggcctagAGAGacaagaaacctagctataaaggtaaccttaacagaatttgcagaggtacgtttttcattacggctgatactgctagggttgtgtgcctacagtacggtcctacaaagcatattctctcttagtttttgggtgttctggtcactgacttgggcgtcggagcgccaccggccacagaggcgccactgtgtgtttttcaggttctcagagaggctatctgtggagtggacttggagggcacgtggtgtcaagttGGTGAGGAAGAttgtgacgaggcaacgctcctgcgctaagtcaaccggcaggatcagctGGCGAGGCACGCACGCTCCAAGCTCTCCGACAGAAAGTGGCTACTTTGAAGGAAGAAAAGGAGAGCTTGTGCCGCGACTGGGCGTGCCAAGAGAAGGTTTACAAAGCCTCTTTGAGAAGCGCCAGAGAGATCAACGCAGAAGCCTGCAAACGTCTACATGACGCAGGGCGAGCTGGCACTGAGCTCCTTACTCAGGTGGCATCCCTCAAATCCAAAATCGCTGCTCTTAAAGCGGCGATGCGAACTTCCGCGGCTCAACAGAAACAACTTGCTAACCAGTGTGCTGACCGAAAGCAATCGCTGGAGAAGATCGAAGGAGAGCTAGCTGCACAGATGGAAGGGCTCAGCCTTCTTCAATCTTAGCATAATCAGTTTCAGGCGGAACTGAACAAGCTTCAAGTGGAGAAGGAGGTTCTCGAGAAGCAGCTAGCCTCTGAGGACTCCGTGATCGAAGAGCTGGAGAGGGCCAAGAAGGAGCTCATCGTAGAGAGGGAAGCCCGAGACTCCACCATCAAAAATTTGGAGCGGGCCAAAGGAAAAGTCATCGACAACATGGCTGACACCTTTTCAGAGGGATTTAAGGAGGCCTTAGCTCAAGCGGCCTGTGAAAACCCGGGAATTGACACCTCCAATTGCAGCCCTCTCAACCATATtgttgacgggaaggtcgtTCCCCTTGACCTTGGGTAATGAGCTGCGCTAATCTTAAcctctttattttcttgtaaaTCTATATTGACAATCATTTGAATTTACTTGTAATTCTGATAATCTACCTTGCTTATATTTATAACTTTGGAATTCGCCTAAATGCCATTTGCTTTCAATTCTTCTTGCGCtttttctgtttctgttttctTTTCCGCATCAAAGGCTTAGCTGGTACTGGCCTCCGAGGCATTTCTTTGTTGCTTTGTCTTTAACTCTCTAGGTAGCACGTGTCTCCCCCTCTTGTTCTTTCTTCTTAGGGTGTTAGGCACATCCTTCTCTTGCTCCTTTCGCTCAGAAACTCGCTTAGCGTTCGTATCTGCGAGGATTCTTCCTTATGAAGGCGTCGCTTGCTTCGCCATTGCCCATCAAGGGTGGGGAGGACTTATCTTTGCCTGTACTGGGTGCCCATGCTCGAGGAGggacctgctctgggtgtcctGAGCGTATCTAGACACTTGGGATAAAAGTCGCGttctggtgcccacgcccatggagaggcctacACAatcagcaccgtatcgtccatggTGTGTCTAAAACACCAGGGCAACTTAGCCCTTATCTCTTTGTGTTTGGTGCCCACacctgaggagaggcctactaaggcagcgccgtatcgtcctcaagGTGTCTAAAACACCAGACACCGGGGgtagctattcatacctgaggagggggcgtcccgaaggaatcccctaacccctgctcaaggactagatACCCGGATTTTTAACTTACACTGAAATCTGGTACcagggctagctattcatacttgaggagggggcgttccgaaggaatcccttaacccctgctcaaggactaggcacccggatttttaacttatactgacatctggtaccggggctagctattcatactcgaggagggggcgtcccgaaggaatcccttaacccctgctcaaggactaggcgcctgGATTTTAACTTACGCTCaacatacctgttatcttgctTTGTATCTGACcttcgtttctttatctggcaATGCCTCATCTTCGCGACGCCTGTGCTTGACGATGCCTTagcttggcgacgccttatttTGGCGATGCCTTAGCTTGGCGacaccttatcttggcgacgccttatcttggtgacgccttatcttggcgacgcctcatcttgacTAGTTcttaacttggcgacgccttaacctggcgatgccttagcctggcgacgcctcaactTGGCAACACCCCATCTTTGTCTTTGCTTCTTTGATCTTTGATCTTACAAGAAAGGGAAAAACTAAGGcagaaatattttaaacttttcttttctttatttgggtgacctcgttaaaaaaccctcgggagggaaaaagagtgtcccctttacaaaatttcaactgaaataaaactttaaatttgccGCATTCCAACTACGTGGGATAGGGCCCCCTTCTAGAGTCTCTAACTTATACGAACCATTCCCTTTGGCTTTGGttactctgaacggtccagtccacttgggagacaacttgttttctaactcgtaagggtgagccttcctcatgaccaggtcatcaacctgaaactgtcgcagcttcaccttagagctgtactgacgctccactcttctcttcacaacCTCAACCTTAATTTTCGCCTCTTCTCTAGCTTCATTTatcaggtccaggttcaccctcctttcttcgttggactcttctgccacgaaacctaggaaacgaggcgagctctcgtggatctccactgggatcatggcatccGATCCATACACTAGGCTGAAAGGAATCTCCATGGTggaggattgaggcgtggtgtggtaagcccatacaatcctttgtacttcttctgcccacgcccctttagccttctctaaTCACTTCAAACCCCTCAACAAAACTTTGTTTGCTGACTCGACCTacccattcgtctgggggtgttcaactgatgcgaacacctgcttgattcctacCTCTGTACATagcttccccaactgttggctcgcgaactgggtgccattatcTGAAATGAGGCGCCTCGGCACCtcgaaacgacacacaatgtacttccaaacaaagtgttgtaccttgtgcgcagtgatctacgccactgcctctatccacttggtgaagtattcgttGGCAACGAttaagtacttcatctgccttatcgccaatgggaacgGACCTAGGATATCAATaccccaagtatggaaaggccatgggctgtgtATGGATCTTAGCTCCTCCgacggcgccttgtgccaatcagcgggcttctgacactgcttgcaacgctgggcgtatcaAACACAATCTTCTCTTACCGTCGGCCAGTAAAAACCCACACGTACTACCTTGGAtgccaaggatcttcctcccacgtggctcccacaaataccttcgtggagttcagccattatcctggtgcattCGTCGCCACTCACGCATGTCAGGATAGGGTGCGTAAACCCATGTCTGAATAGTATCCCGTCCACTAAGGTATACCCTTGCGGCGTTCCTCTTGACCTTCTTGCCTTCTTCTGGTTCCGCTGGGAGGATCCCCTCCGCGAGGTATCGCCTTTAAGGGGTCATCCAAGTGTCGCCTTCCTCCAAGGCGCATACCTGTACACCCTTTTCTTCTTCTGGCGAGGTTGCGTAAACACTGATGTAGGGTGCCCTCGCCGTATCTTGGCTCAAAGAGCGATGGTTCCTTGGCTTTCCCCTTGCTGTACTAACAtgaaggacatccaccctgttgtccaCAACAAACTTTCACCGCGTTTTGAGGGTCTCTTGGATtacagtcctctgccttccccccttgcttgagctggccagcttggcaagcaggtcagctttggcattctgctccctagggacatgcaccagctcaaacgcaGCAAAGGCTCTCTTCAGCACCTCGACGTACCTCAAGTAGGcggccatctgtgggtcctttgcctgatactcccctgttacttgccctgtgaccaatTGTGAGTCACTTTTTGCCAGGAGGCTCTGagcacccatttctttagccaacAGCATCCCAGCAATCaacgcctcgtactccgcctggttgttgctcGCTTTGAAGGAGAAGCGTAAagcttgctcgatcagcactccATTAGGCCCCTCCAAAATTATTCCAGtgccactcccttgctggttggaagatccATCCACTAAGAGCATCCACTGTGACCCTAACTGCACTCCTTGGGGGTCTCCTCCTTGTGAGAGCTCTGCCACGAAGTCAGCATAGACTTGCCCCTTGATGGACCCCCTAGGTTCatactggatatcaaactctgacagctctacCGCCTagcgaaccatcctccctgccacatctggcttttgaagtactttctggatggggaggtttgtcatcaccaccaccgtgaagctgtggaaatagtggcagAGCCTTCGGGCTGAGAACATCACTGCTAGTGCCGCCTTCTCTAGCGACCGGTACCTCAATTTTGGGCCCTGCAAGGCTTTGCTTACGAAATAAATGGGCTTCTGCACTTGGTCTTGCTCCTGGACTAGCACAAAACTAATGGCCCACTTTGTCACCGCAAAGTACAATCGGAGGGGGACGCCCATTCGTGGCTTGCAAAGCACCGGTGGCGTCACCAAGtattccttcaacttgaggaacgCTGCTTCGCATTCATCCTTCCATGCAAAACGgctattcctcttgaggcattggaaataagggtggcctttctcccctccagcagacACAAATCTAGACAAAGCTGCCATCCTCCCAGTCAATTGCTGAACTTCTTTaactgaggttgggctcctcatggctatAATAGttgcacacttatcagggttcgcctctattcccctttcagtgaGCATAAATCCCAAGAAGTTCCCTACTTCCAcgccaaaaacgcacttttctgGGTTAAATTTGAGGCGATATTTTGATATGGTGGCAAACAGCTCCTCCAGATCAGCTGCGTGCTGCCCTCTCTCGTGTGaagtcacgaccatgtcatctacgtaggcctgcacgttccttcccagtatgggtgcaaggaccttgtccatcagcctctggtaggtggcgcctgcattcttcagcccaaacggcatcaccttgtaacaataactacacgtctccgtcatgaacgccgttttgctctcgtccctgggatgcatcttgatctgattgtaacctgagaatgcatccaagaaacttaGCATCTTGCAACCCGAGGCGCTATCCACTA
Encoded here:
- the LOC137806548 gene encoding uncharacterized protein, which codes for MEIPFSLVYGSDAMIPVEIHESSPRFLGFVAEESNEERRVNLDLINEAREEAKIKVEVVKRRVERQYSSKVKLRQFQVDDLVMRKAHPYELENKLSPKWTGPFRVTKAKGNGSYKLETLEGGPIPRSWNAANLKFYFS
- the LOC137806559 gene encoding uncharacterized protein is translated as MLLVDGSSNQQGSGTGIILEGPNGVLIEQALRFSFKASNNQAEYEALIAGMLLAKEMGAQSLLAKSDSQLVTGQVTGEYQAKDPQMAAYLRYVEVLKRAFAAFELVHVPREQNAKADLLAKLASSSKGGRQRTVIQETLKTR